In Nymphaea colorata isolate Beijing-Zhang1983 chromosome 10, ASM883128v2, whole genome shotgun sequence, the genomic stretch GGAAGGTGACCACAAAGACGAACTTCCTTCCGGCTGTATTTATTTATGCATTACGGATCACAACTTAGTTGGGCAACCATAGTTGTTCTGCTCAAGGTGCAGAATAGATACCTTATATGCTTGATTCCTGTAAGTGCTATGTTTTTGTGCCATATGTGGTGGAGCGAGATTCTAAGGCGAACTTTTGGATCTTAGTTTCACCAGCAAGCCCAAATGGTGGAGCAGAATTTGGATCGTATAGTTGGGAAATAAAGCTCAACTTTAGGTTTAATGGTCGGATCGGATATGGAGTTCGGTTCGGTTCTTGAATTTACTCAAACCACTTGCTGTCTTTTTCAGGGAAGAAATTTATGTGCAGGTACATTCTTTTCACCCCATGCCAGAAAATGCAAGATATATTTAACCAGTTCTTGTCTTTTGTCATCTATCTTTTGGGTTCAGTTCTTTTCTCAAAGACGCAACAGATTGGGTGTTTGCCCTTGGTGGGGGCGCACAGTTTGGGCAATACATAGCCAAGCTTTCGCACGAGTCCAGTTTAGGTGGGTCCGATTTCTAGGCGTGACCCTTTGTTCTACGGAACTGAGTCTGTCCTTGATCCAACcttatcatctctttctttgatgAAGTACGAGTACGACCCAGTCCTGTGGAGACCAAAGGTGGACCTTGTCAGGGTTAATGGCCAACCCGAACAAATGCAGCAGATCGAGTCGATTGAATCCTCAACTTCAAGATTATCTTGACAAATGATCAATGTTGCTGCAAAAATGTTTATTGAAAGAATACATGAAACTTGGAATATAACAACACGCACGAAGTGAGGTTCTTTAATTTACATGTTTGATCGAAATCCAAACAAACCGTGGAAAGAATTCATAAAATTAGACTATGACATATACCTGGTTTGTGCCCACAAACGGATCAAATATTTAAGTCACATCTATACTTTTACCCAATCAATTTGATTCTAATGCGTGTGTtatatttgaaaacatgatttcattATAATTATTCGGAGTAGTTTGGCAACAACTATAATACTATGTTACCATTCCAAGTGTCTGCCTCAAAGATTAAGCGAAATTCAAGGAACTCTGTGTTGCAGTCTTACTATGAATCTGTTCTAATATTTTGGGACAGATATATGAAACTAATAGCCATAGGATGAGATGTCAGTATTTCAGACATGGGTCCGACATGGTTTGCTAATAAATTACTAATTTCAAATTATATTAACAATTAGAAAAGTTATTGTTTGACTATCAAAACAACTTTGCTAAACAAATTATATTGGTTATAGTGTTCATTTTTACAAACCCATTTTCGAGGTTTGGACTATAGACTCACCTGAATGTTGCTCTGCTCCATTTAAGGTGAGAAAAGGCACCAAAAGTGGTTTCTGTGATATCTTTTGGAGAGATTCTTTTTGTACATGTACTTAAGGGGCATTTGACAATACTCTCATAGTTGTGCTGTTGACGAACACCTCATAAATGTGCGTATTCTAGTCGATCACGAGTTGAGGTTTCTCATTAACATtaataaacttattttttcGATTGAGCTCAAGTCCACCATGAGTCTTATCAAGCATGATGCTATATGACATATATGAGTTCAATGAATCTAGCCTTTTTAgattgaaaccgaaactgctaggaggcgggttgggatccgttgaaccaggggcccgagcccgagaGTGGGTCGGATTGTTATACCTACTCGTAGAAGAAGGAACATGGATGCATAAGTAAAACAGGGGATGACTGAACATGCCAGTCAATAAAGCTTCAAGCTTTGCCTGTGCATTGTACCAGATTGATAGGATTGTTCTTGTCGGAAACTCTGGGTCCCATCTTCTTGGTGTGAACGAGCATCTCCGTCATCTTCCTGAGCACACGGGACAAGATGTCACTTGCCCAAATTAAACAAATTGAAAGCAACCATGTGCCTTGAACAAAAGCATTAAGCGATGCATGTTGCATGTGACACTGTTAAAGATATGCATCACCTATATATGTGACTTatgaagctttttctttcttctctaaATTGCTGCTATTAGTTGAAGGCGACCCCGTCATCAacaatattaaaagaaagaaagaaaaatgctaATAGTGAACGACGCGTTTGAAAGTCCCTATATTTTCGCCGTTATTTGTTTGTTGATGTGATTAATCGTTTATCCCCGTTCCAGTTTTACCACAAACACGGGGTGGCGTTATCGCCTGATTCCTTGGATCTTTTTTAGGGTAAAGTTATTCGGAAGTGTGAGAAAGATGTGAATAGCGTCCAAAGTTGACGGTTCGTTTCCGACTTCATATTATAGCCGATATGTTTCAAGTCAACAAAAAGCAGACGCTGGTCCAAGCCAAGGAAAGAAAAGCAGCGGAGGACTCGACATCGATGTAGGAAAGCGACTACCATTTTATCAATCTCTTTTTGGGTAACTCTGTCACGTCTAACTAATTCCCGTTGAGGTTGTTTGGTGGCTGAAATACTTTGTACATATTATTATATAAAGCTGCCACAACACAATAATTAGAGAAGACTTATAAAACACTACGCAACCATCGTTGCACGAACCTACTCCAAAAGTTGAAGTAAGTTAGTGAAAAACTCAAAAAGTATTCCGTTTACTAAACAACACCTTTAATATAGATCAACATGTACATGTGATTGCAACAATGTGCTTTGCGTAAGTTTGCCGGAAAACCTAAGCAAGTTGAGAGATGCCAGCACAAACAACGTAGATAAGAGTCGGCCCATGAATGCAGCCACTCGCCATATATGCCTCATTGATAATGATCGGTAGAAGTACATAAACTATTCCTAAATCACGCTATTATTTATGTTACGATCGGACCCTGATGAATTAAATCACAACAAAATTACATTATAATGGGAGTTAAGGAAAAGAGATGAATTTTTTACTTGAATATCCACATTGTGGAAATATGCGTTACAGTTTAAACCCAAAGGCTGAGTTCCAATAAACTAAACATCCATATGCATTACAGTTCTGCGCGTAAGGCTTGGTGACCAGTAAAAGCCTCACACCTAAAGTGCTCGTTTCGAAATCTATAAAACTTTCTAGTTTTCCATGTCATTTTGCGTTTGCTCCGGCTCCGGCTGGAAAGAGCTTGGACAAAGCCTGCTTTTGCAGTTAGAAATAAACCGTAAGCCCCTAGATGGAAATTACTTGAAATGGGACCGGGTGGCGAGGACGCGCTTAATAATGAACCCCATCGCTCGCTGTTGACAAATgacaatggaagaggaagaagggcaAAGGGGAGCGGGACCCACCCACATCTTTCTGATGGCGTCTAAAGCCAGCCGGGACCCACCGAGAGCAAAATTGCTGTCCACGTAACGTGATAAACCAAACCCCATCATCCTACTAACTTTTTTTCGGGAACACTCGCCCCTGCACATGCAACGCAACCAACTTCAAATCCCCTACGACTGTTCGTGCCACAGataatttattttctcttccatttttttaactttaataaATTAATTATATTCAGCCTTCTCTTCTTCTAGACTTCTACCACTAAAATACATAAAACCACCTAATACGCAAGGAAGTTTTTGCTAGAATGTACTCAAATTTTtcggtttttctttctttccaatgATCCCGCCATCTATTAATACCTCCTCTTGCTCGCCACGAATGTTCTCTTTGTGCCTCACCCCTTGAACTCTAAATGAACTTTTCCTGGAGAAAAAACTCACGCTTGGTGCTAGAATTAAGCCGTTACCTTGCTTTAAGGAATGATGACAATGTGATCGTAGAAAAAAAGGTAGGCCTTGTACCTAAAGTTAGGCCACCTCTCCTTAATAAATTAGATCAACTTttaaaccaagaaaaatatatctttCCTCTAACATGCAGAACGACAAAATCAAGGTGACAGAAAGCAAGATTCAAGAAAGTCGGCTACATCACATGCTCATCATCTTCTACAACCATGCCCGGCTTCTGTTACGGTGTTGCCTCTGCGTGTGTACATCTATATACGTGCATAAAAAGTagtttgttttcatgtttttgctttGCATTAGTCAAATACTCTGAAAAGCGTGAAGAAAGAAGGTAGGCCATCTTCTGGAGTGATCTGGTGCTCCTCATCAGAATTTGAAACAGTAAAGAGGTCACAGTTTGAGAAATCTAGCaacttttttttacttttaaatcaTCATATACAAGAAGCACTCATTACAAACCCGGAAAGGTGGTTGGCAAAATTCGGAGACAAAGACTATGGAGAGCCTCAAATACAGGAAGAACTTCAATCGTTCTTTTGCCATGCCACTGCGAAACCTGCAACTTTTTTGGAATTCTGGAAGTTTCCGGGATGAGCTTGGCAAAAGTCGGATGCCCATCAAGTTTTTCGGTCGAAGGCACTTGAGAAAAACTGTGGCTCAACTCAAAATCACAGTTTCAAGGATTTCCAGTGTTCGTCGATGAAAGAAACCCAGGAAAATTCAGGTTTTgccagattaaaaaaaaaattgaaattgagaAAGGCAGGGTAGCACATGGGCCACAGCAACGGAAAATGAATCTCTAGAGGTTTCCACACAATCTTCAATTCAACTCCAATTAAAAACGGCCTACTGTTTCTAGAATTCCCTTCTTCAATGAAACGgagatggaaagaaaagaagaagaagaacagaatTTGCAAGGGATTGGTTGGGTATAGTAATTGCTATACAGAGCAACATTGCATTGAATAGCTGAATCTTTTTATTACATTACAACAATAGCATTTGCTCAGAGCAAACAAACTACCCACTTGAGAATAAACAATTATTTGACGCCCCAATATAAGGTGAAATTAATACAAATTAAACAGCCTTCCCCCCTTTCTCCTCCAAATACCGACCAAGCGAAAATCGAAAACAaagagtttttaaaatttatctatTAATTACTTAATCATTATTAGTCGAAGGTGAAGAACGGCCGCAGGACCGAGATCCATCGTCAGGCTTCACCAGCTTCCTCTTTGACTGACATTCTGCGGCTCCACCTTCTtctattgagagagagaaagagagagagagagagagtggtggTTTTACCTCAGGAGATGGAGAGCTGCGAGGAGGGCGACCAGCGAAGCGACACTCTGGAGAAGGGCAGCTCCGGCATGGACAGAAGAGGCAGAGGACCAATTAGGCGAATTATTTGGTGGGCCCCGCGGAGTCTTTGGGTAGTAGGGATAGTAAGGGAGGAGGGGGTCCGGAGGAGGCGGAGCAGGGAAGTAAGGGAGGTTGGGCGGAGGGTAGATGAAGCCGCCGCCGGGTGGAGGTGGCGGGGGAGCGTAACCGCAACTGGGAGTGGAACAATCggggggaggaggagggcaCTCGATAACAGGTGGAGCGGGGGGAGGAGGGCACTCGATAACAGGTGGAGCGGGAGGAGGAGGGCACTCAGGTAAGGAGGGCGGCGGTGGAGAGGGTGGTGGTGGGGAGGGAGGGGGTGGCGGCGGTGAGGAGGGCACTGGCTCGGGGACGCAGCAGCTGGTACATGCGGTGCAGAGGAGGCGGAGAGGCGAACTCCACGCCAATGCTGGAAGGTTCGCCAcgaaaaagaagaggaggagaaggggcgTTCTCCGGCGAGGTCCGGCCATCGCTGGGCGAGCAATTGGGGAAGGAGAGAAGAGGAATCGGTGGGTTTGGGTGGGCGGAGGGAATGTGTGAAAATATGGgaggaaagttttttttttatttttactctCGATagtgagagagaagagaaggacaGGGATGGCCCAATAGTTGAACGACACGTCGAGAGGTCGTGGGGGCAGTGGAAGAAAGGAGAAGACGTGACGCCAACGGAGATCACGCTCCGTCCCGTATCGTTGTTATCGGTTCGTCCAGAATCGGCTGTCCGGATGACTCGTTCGTGGAAATAGTTTCCCACGGCAAAGGGAAAGGAGTTGATAGGTGAGCATCATCTCGTTCGCGAGCTCACCATTCTCAAGCTCCAACCCTTTTGTGGGATTCTTCTTCTGGATTTGGTTATGAGAGCTAAAAAATAAGCAGAAATTCCAAGATAACTAAAGTTTAAACCAATGATTGAAGAATAGTATCAAACTGGGTTCAGGCACTTGTCAAAATTGAATATCTACCAGATTTGATAAGGAAAATCATATACCAAATTCAAATTGTTTACCGATATGAATCGTATTTTTATATCCAATCTGACTAATCGAGATTAAATTATGAGTAACATCGGAATCATGGGCATGCTTTCAAGAACAATGTAAATGTGgttatatatatctatagtGGTCCCATATTATGAGATGCCAAAGGCAGAGTATGTCGAAACAATcctaatcttcttctttttttttattttttcaaaattaaaaaaaaaaaagaggaaaccgCCAAAGATTGAAGCCATGTTCTTCCACAGACAGCCGTGACGTATACAAAATGCCAAGAAGATGGacaggaaagagagagaaaaagtatCGAGGTGAAAACCCAAAATCACATCTCAGTCTTactcttttttccttgttatcTTCAGATCTTTTTCGAATTTTTTTCTGTCAAAATAAACCATTCTACCAAAAAACAATAACTCATCTTGTCCGACAAAGGAGATAAGTCAGCAATAATCTCTTGGCAGCAGATTATTTCTTTTCGACAACAAAGTTGAATCGCACGAGGAATCTTTGATATTAGAACAAGAAAACTTTCataagctatcaaacacaacactaaaaaaaaaaaaaaaaactccaagaGACGGGGTCATTTGGACTGATGAACCGTATCGGTTTTATTAGGAAGCTGGGGCGAAAGCAATTAAGAATGGAGCGACAAATTAGCGTTTTGACGCCACTCTCTTTTACAGCCTGTCTTGAGTGTGCGCGAAAACCGTCCAAAAGTCGGAAACACAAATCCCTCTCTGCCATCCCATTCCTATCATTTGCAATTTTCTCTGCTCTCTCATAAATTTTATGATCCGTATTCCATCCATGTGAGCGATTCCATGGGAATTGGCGAAACTTGGCTTGGAAGGGACGATGTGtcagttttcctttctttcttttcctccattttctcttcttttgcttgtaTAAGACATTCACTACATCTACTTTCCAACGCCTGCCTGAGATCAGACAAATGATTGGCAACTAAACTGCTCTCAGATTTagtttgaatatgaatgtaTATAGGACCAGCATGAATATTTTAGCCCAATCCAAAGATCAAGATATTTGTAagcccctaaaaaaaatattcaatgtGAAGATCTAATTACTAAATTATTGGTGAGGGCAGATCTAATTGTCAGAGAAAATGTGATAGCAGCGGATCTCTACTTGATCTATAGCTAGATTCAGTTCGAATCTAGAAAAGTGTTCAAGTTATAAAATCATGTAGAAAATCTTCAACATACATTACGAATATTATATTATCCTGAAAAGTCCTCCGTTTTCTTACAGATGAAAAGAAAGTAAGTCATTCGTCCGTCGTGATTCGACTAAGGTGCCAATAATTCATGGACTTGACAATAATGATGCAACAGCGTTTCACGCCTCTCGGCCTCTGAGCAATTAATTTAATTATTCTGGTTCTGCTAATATCTGCGTTTACACAGAACCCCATATCTCTTACTTCCCAACTCCCAATGCTGGTTAAACGCTCACCGCTCGACCCGGAATTAATTTAGAACCGAGACGTCGTTTCCACCCATACGGTATCGGTTGGtataattttcttaaaatttaggAAAGAACTGAAATTGTATTTGCAATTGCAAGCCGGCCCTTCTGTTCAGACCTCTTTAATTTGTCCTGTTCAtacttctttttcaattttctatttACAGCCATATTTGCAATTCAAGGTTGGTGAACGTAAGATTGCCAAAGAGACTTTTTTCACTTCATTTTACTCATTTTTCCAACATCCAAACCGGCGATGCAACAAGCACACAATTAACActcaaaatttacttttttgaaccggatttttaGATTTCTTGAGTGAGGAAAAGAGTATTTTATCCTACCACCTATAAGCACAGTCGTAGTTGTCACTCAACTCATAAGTTACAAGACCAACTTTGGTGCCTTATAGTGCCACTCCACTACACTCCAACTTTTTAGTGGCCCCATTTACACAGTTGATGcctctaaaatttgaaatagaaattGGCCTCCTATCAACCCCTGTCGGTGGTGGATCTTTCATAGTTAGTGCTGCCAAGCTATCAGAAACTAAATTGAAGAGTGAACTTCAGTCACTGATTCAAAATGATTATGATTCTTGAACGGTCGGATATAATTCTGGAAGGTTTTGAACCAGATTTCATTGCAGCACAACCTTAGAAAAGTGAtaggagaaacacaaaaaaaaaggttctgcacatataacaaaaaaaagaatatgtCCGGGCGACAGTTTTGgcaatttatttttgtttgtctgGAGGTGAACCATTGGATACACACAGAAACTGCCAACTGCACATGAGCTCCGAAATTCCATACGTCCGTCTCTATTCCTGTGGCCGAACAATTTTCAGATACTTATAGGCAGGGTACGATAGCTGCCGCACCACACCAGTAGATGGTGTTGTCGGCAAAAATTCTTGGTGTGGAAAAATTGCGCTGTTTTAGAAGATTGAAGTTTTAGAAAATTGCGCATATTATATCAACTGCCTGTTCAAGCTGGTGCAATGTCTACAATGGTAACCAGAATGACCATTTTGCAAAGACTATACTGTAAAGACAATTAAATGAAATAGCATTTAATATCCAATGAACAGAAATACAACTAATCAcagaagatgaaaaataaattgGTGTTTTATCTTCAAGTTGCATGTAAGTAGGGCCGCAAACGGTTCGGATAAAGTGTATCAAAGGTTGAATCCATCTGATTCTAATACACTAAAACATGAGACAGATCTTTTGAACAAGATCCCAACCACTTGCAAGTAGTAGAAAACAGAAAATCTCTAGGTTTTGTGGTAGGCAGTGCCGAGATACATGGGGTGCATGGAAAATTTCATTGGAATGACTTATAATCATTATGTgatgactcaaaaattataTAGGTTATCCGCACTTGAGTTTATAATTCATGTGCCCTTTagccaaaaaattctggcttcgtCACTAATAGTGGGTTAATGTTTGAAAATGTTTAGGTAGTAGAACCTAGCACTTTAGTTTTGGGTGAGTAAGACACAAGGCCGAAGTCCTTTCTCTTCCCCTCATCCCCCTAAGGTCCATGGCTGCAGAaacgttttccttttttgtttcccGTTTATGTGTGGTATTGTCAAGCGTCTTCAGCCGCCCACTGCCCTAAACCCAGGATTCATTGAGATTCACAAAATTTAGACTAGATAGCAAAGTGCAACAATGTTTCCCTACTACCATTGTTGGGCGCTTCCATTTAAAACATACTAATAAAAGTTTTGTAGAAAAAGCAATATAACTCCCATTTTGGCAGGTAAAACATGCCACAtaaccaaaaataaaataaattaattctCTAATTTTCTGCAGAATCTGAATTCATTTTCCATGGGAAGGGGGCTTAGGGCCCATTTCCAATTTCATTCCTCGTCTTTACTGATGGCTTCTTCTATGGCACATGAGTAGCATGTGGAGGGTGGGTCCCCCCCTTTTGGATTCGACAATTGGGTGGTTCTCAATTGGCATCCTATCCCCATTGCCACATGCAAAATGAGGGCCTAGGGTTTGTCTCTAAGTGATAATACgatatttctttttcctttttttttttttgaataccTTTTTTAGCggttaaattttaaaaggacAATAACATTATGTTTATGGATTACAAGCACTACTCTGTGATAATAGATGCTTCTGACAATCAAATGCCCAACATAATTTTAAGAAACAATTAACTGGTGATTTTTAAAGCATGTATTTCATTGTGAAGATGTGCTTCAAAAACGCAATGTtccttttccaaagaaaaagttTGACGGGGTTGAGTTTGATTGAAGGCCTTCAACGTGATAAGTTAGTAAAATCTTATAGTTGCGTTATCGTAATCTGTTGTTCAGTGATAGCCTTATAAAAAAAGGTTTAGATATTCATTTCTGCAATCTCTATTCTTCGCCCACAGATTGAATCAAAATATGACGCTAAAAATGAGTCAGGTACAGTGGAAGTGAGTCAGGATCCTGCTGGAACTCTCACTCAAAATGCCATAGCCAGGTGtgtccaaaaaagaaaaggtcataGTATATTATACATGTCCTTTAAAATAACACATTTACTAAATACTTTTTGCCTTGGAAACATTGAAATTTTAATGGAAAAGCAGGTGGCAGACAGGGTCGCCAGTATAAAGTTTCTTAAATCCAGGATTTTCTCTGGGATCAAAAGCAGGGTCTAAAATCGTCAGATAAAGAAAAAGATCGACGGATGCCATACGTCTCCATCCGATTCGAATGGGCAAATTCACACCGAAATAATTCAACAACGTTGGATCTAAACCCCCCACCTACCTTATAACATCGAGTGGGGGCATTTTTATAAACCATACACAGGATGCATTCCCAATAATCCACCATCAAATTCTTTTCTCTATCATTTTTTCCCGACATTCCCATGAGTTCCAGCCTGCCTTAGAAGGAAATTCTGCTTTCCATTTTGTGGGTCCGACGAATATGTACAGGGTTCATGGATCAGGGTTTAGCCGTAGCAATTCAAATACCtacctgatatatatatataccattttCAAAGGCCATCGTCGGGTTGGCAATGGCATCAAGGGACAAGAGGGAATGGCATCCTAGGCGGGCACGGACGCTGACTGCAAGAAGGGCACGGTTTGGGATGACATAAACCAGACATGGATTATGTCATTGCATCAAGGTGAAAATTGAAACCAAGGGCCCTAAACTTTGCACTGACAAGTGGGGCAACGGAAACCACGAAATTCTTCAGCAAATAAGTAACCTTAACCTCTCAATCAGCATCATGAAGTTAACCAAGAGCGGGACAAGGGAAGTCTAAGAATACATGCTGGACATGCAGTGACAATGAAAGAAAGTGAAGGATATTCGTTGAATAAATGTGGGTTCGACCTCCTCCGCATCGTCTTCCTGATTAAATCGTCCTTCTGTTGGAGGTGATGATCTTCATTAATCTTTACATATCAAGAGCTCAGAGACCTTTCCGTCCTTGGCACACGGTTCGCATTCGGTCTCTTTCTGCTTTAGAGCGTCACTTTAATGCCTATATATACACGTTGCCGAAATGGGCAGCCAATATGCTCGACTCTTTCGGACGTTTCTACTTCATGTGGTGCGCCCTCATTCGTGGCTCCCAATGAAGAGTTCGATGTTTATATATctcatttgaattggatatcccgCCCAACTGTTTCGATTTTAAAcaatatctaatgctcttacattttgaaaatcaattaaaCTTGGTACAAAGTTCGGTTTTGGATTcatataaaaatgtaaaagtcggatttggattgtgaaatcagatttcagattcagatatgattttcttttttcctattcGAATGAATCCGAACATGAGAACATCCTAAAAAATAGATACGATTAAGAGAATatctcattcaaattcaacCTGTTGACTTCCCGATTCATGAACACTTCCAAGTGTTTTTGTTCTCGAGCAAGCATTTCTATGATGGAGAATGATTTGGGACCATGATTACTTAATATATGGACCAGGTGGTGCAGCTTTTCTGCGTAACTTTTGCGATAGAATAGAAATTCTTGTTGGTTTTTGTCTCGGACAGTTTGATTTCAGCGTTGTTTCAACTAAAATATACCATGATCTGTAAGTATCTCCcccacttttttttatcaattaagGGAAGCGGACCTGACTCCCAAAATGTACCACGATGAATCCATCACGCGCAATTGG encodes the following:
- the LOC116262703 gene encoding leucine-rich repeat extensin-like protein 3, encoding MAGPRRRTPLLLLFFFVANLPALAWSSPLRLLCTACTSCCVPEPVPSSPPPPPPSPPPPSPPPPSLPECPPPPAPPVIECPPPPAPPVIECPPPPPDCSTPSCGYAPPPPPPGGGFIYPPPNLPYFPAPPPPDPLLPYYPYYPKTPRGPPNNSPNWSSASSVHAGAALLQSVASLVALLAALHLLR